The genome window ATTGTGCGACCAAAGCGCCGTAGGCCGGGTCGGAGCGCTTTCTTGGGCGGGGCATGTCAACGGGGATGTCGGCGAGGATTTTGCCGGGGCTGGCTGACATGACCACGATGCGGTCGCTCAGGTAAATGGCTTCATCCACGCTGTGGGTCACGAAGAGGATGGTTTTGCGGTTCTTGTTCCAGATGGTCAGCAGTTCCTTCTGCAACAGTATCCTGGTGTGCGCATCCAATGCGCCGAAGGGTTCGTCCATCAGAAGGATTTGCGGGTCGTTGGCCAGGGATCTGGCAATGGCCACTCGTTGCTGCATGCCGCCGGACAATTCATAGGGATAAGAATTCGTGTAGGCGTCAAGGCCGACCAATCGCAGATATTTCATGCCGATCTCGATCCGCTCCCTTTTGCCTTTTCCAAGAAATTCCGGGCCGAGAACGACGTTGTCGATGACGTTGCGCCAGGGGAGCAGGGAATACTCTTGAAACACCATCCCAATTTCGTGGCTGCTTGAGGTCAGCAGTTTGCCCTTATATGAAATTTTTCCTTGGTAGTCCTTGTCCAGCCCCGCGACCAGTCGGAGCAGGGTGGACTTTCCGCAGCCGGAAGGCCCGAGGATGCAGACGAAGTCGTTCTCGAAAATGTCAAGGTCAATGCGGTCAAGGGCGTCGATCCGCTCTTTCTTTTCCGTGAGATAGGCTTTGCGGACGTCCGACAGGGTCAAAATGGCGTTGTTCATTGAAAATTCAGGAGGTTAAGTTCTTAACGTTTGATGTCTTAGCAACTTGTCAAGTCGATTTATGAACCCATGAGAATTTTTTATGTTCCAACAACCGGAACGAGTAGTCCAGCAAAACCCCAACCAAGCCAATCGAAATAATTCCAGCAATGACTATGTCGGTGCGAGCCAGTGAATAGGCATGCATGATGACATACCCTACTCCCGAAACGCTACCAGGAAGCATTTCAGCTGAGACCAGACACATCCAGGCAACTCCCAGTCCAATACGCATGCCATTCACGATAGATGGAGCTGCCGCGGGGATAAGGATTTTACACATAATGTCTTTCTCACTGGCACCCAGAGTGCGAGCTGATTCCAACAGTGTTTTTCTTGTATTTCTAACACCATGTATTGTGCTTGTCAGAATTGGAAAAAAAGCGCCCATAAAGATGATGAACAGCATGGCTAACTGTAATCTTCTCAGATGCACAAAAAGTGGACTCGCATCAAACGGAAAAAATGTCGCCAAGCTTGTTATGCCAAACCATGCCAGGACCAGAGGAACCCATGCCAGTGGAGGGATTGGGCGGAACATGCCAAAGAAGGTACTGAAGAGCTGGTTTATCAGTGGCTTGTATCCCATTGCCAAGCCAATAGGCACCGCGACAAAAACAGCCAATGCATATCCAACAAGTACCCTGGAAAAACTGGTCATGACATTGTTCAGCAAAGAACCTAGGCTGATTAGTGGCGCAGTAGGGTTGAGTAATATATAAAATACTTTGTCTACTGTAGGAAGGGCAATAATGTTGTCGATGGATAATGCGATAATTTGCCACACGCCTAAAAATAATAAAGGAGTTGCAAGCGAAACAGCTAACTTTTTTAACAATCTTAAACCCATGTTGATATGTTTCGTTGAATGGCGTTTATTGGTGGGGAGGTGAAAAACTATTCACCTCCCCACCATTTGGCTTTGTTGTTGCCTAAACGCAGACACTCAAGTGAATTGTTAGTGATTTGTAAACCGAAAATCAAAAATTTCCGATTTTACTTCTTCAAAATCAAGGTTTTGCATCTTACCATTGAAATGTCCTGTGCCGTTCAGAAAATTGTAAAGGACCTCGGTGCCTCTCATCCAACTCTCTGTCGGAACAACTGTATAGTGGACGGTTGACAACTTGGCGGCCTCCTTGGGAACGCCGATCCGTTCGGAAACAATGGTTGCGGCTTCGTCCCGATTGTTATTGAGAAAATCGGCGGTGAAACGCATTAGGTCAACAAAAATCTGCATCTCATTTGGATAATTTTCAATAATGTGTTCACTGGCGACTAGACAGCAACATGGAAAATCAACGAAGTAGTCGAGTGGTGGAAATTCCGATGATTCAAACACAATATTACCAATGCCTTGGTGTTCAGCAACCATTGGGAAAGGGGATGGTCCGATCCAACCTACGACTTGGCCGCTGCTCATCGCCGTCATGAAGTTTGCTGTGGACCGTAGATTGACCAGTAGCACATCGGCCTCGGAATTTTCAAAATCTTCCGTATAGCTGATTCCATTTTTAGCAAGCGCGGACTTGATAATTATTGTCGCTGAACTCGTAGGCGATATATAGCCGATGCTTACTGGAGTCGTACTTTGCTGAATATAATTATAAAAAGTATCCCAGTCTTTTACGCCTGTATCTTTATGAAATACAAGGGAATTCCCGCCAAGGTGGGCCGGGCCTAATACTTTTATTGGTACGTCCCTGTCCCGGTTAGACATAACCACTGTTACTGAAAACATCGAGATATCAAGCTGCTTTTGTGATAGCATTGTGGCCGCTTCAGCACCGCTGTTTGTGACGATCATTTCGATGTTTGCTACTTGATCGCCATTCTTGGAAATAAGCCTGTATACCTCATTGTTAATCACGGTCTCCAGGTATGGCCCTTGTCCTTTAAAAGCTTCAGCCTTGTGCGCAGCGGCTATGCTCAGCAGGCTGTGATCACTGAAAATATATCCTACACGGAATGTTGGAATTTTATCTCTGCTTTTCACACTACTTGAGTATCCAGCAAGGGGAAAAAGTAAACTGATAAGAATTACGGATATTACAATGGGCATAAAGGTTTTCATGCGATTTTGAAAGGCAAAAATCACACTTGCAACGACCAATAATTTGCGGTTCTTATTCATATTCGTTCTCCATGTAGATGTAAAAAATATAATGTCCAAATCCTTCAATCACAATACGTTCTAGCTGTCTTGATCTGCGTCAGAGCATCTCGAGATAGGCCTCTATGCGAACCCGAAGTTGTTCCGTGTCGCTTTCAGCGTAATCAGTTTCCAGATGGAGAGCGGGAAAGTTGAAAGTTTGTGTGACGAATTCATTTACAAGAAATGCTTCAATGTTATAGGTGTGACAGGCTTGCCACGTCAGATCGATAACCCCGTCAACCTGAAATTCGCGAATCATCTCCTCCAGCAACGTAAAACGGCCTGGATTGGGACTCATTACCGAACAAGGGATGGCGAGGTATTGCTCGGCCAGGGCATCCAGGGGGTCTTTGTCTTCTGAAATGGAAAATATTTTTTTATAGCCGGAACAATTTTCAAAGGCCACCACATCGGCACCGCTTTGTTCAACAATCTTCACAACCTTGTCGCTGCCCACACCCACGGGAACCCCGGTTAACAGGATTCGTCGACGCTTACGGTCCTGTCCGCCGCTCACGGAAAACGCCCCGGCACATGCCTCGGCAACCACCCTTTCCATCAGATTAATTGCTTTCTCCTTGTCCGCCAGAAAACCGATTTTAGTGAGCAGTTCCAACAGCACTGAACCGCTGAGCGGGGCAGGCTGCTTTTTGTTCAGATCCATAACCGCCTTTCGCATGGCGCGGAGCCGGTTCATCAAGCGGATAGCCCGTCTGAGACGTTCATCGGTAATCTCTGTTCCGGTCTGTTTTTCGACGATGGCCTTGAACCGCTCAAGTTCGCTGCGCCACAAGGCAAGCGCCCTGGGGTCGTCTTGATTCTGTGGCAATTGCAGCACATAGGTGGGTTTGTATCGATTGAGCAGCTCGAACATCTTCTTTTTTCCGTCGCAGGTGGTATCTCCGATGATGATGTCAGAATACCGAAAAAACGGGCACGTATCGCTGACAGCAAACCCAAAACTGCTTTTGATCAAGGGGCAAAGATTGCGGGGCAAGAACTCCTCTGCCGCAGCGACAGGCTCGTTGCGCGTGCCGCACAACGGCAAGGGGATGGCCCCAGCTGCTAGAGCGATTTCCATGGGGGAATAAAGGCAGTAGAAGCCGATGGCTGAGCGCCCTTCAGCTTTGGCCTGTTCCAGTTCCAACAGGTTTTCTTCAGCGATTTGTTGTAATGAATTGATCAGACTGGTCATTATTTTCTCTTAAATTCTTCAAACGGTGAATGTGTAGGTTCATGCCTATAAGTGATACTGTCAGTGAATCATTAATTCACCTTCCTATATTCTTGTTTATCACCTCCCATCGCAGACGTTTTAGATGTATTTCCATCTTGCCGCACGTTTTGTCAGAAACAAAAAACCTCGATCTATCGTCAGACCCACCAATCCTGCCATGACCATGAGCGCCATGACCCTGGGGGTGTCCATATATGTTTGAGCTGTTACCAGTGCATGGCCAAACCCGGACCGGGTGGCGATGAACTCTGCTCAGATGACGCTCATCCATCCAGCGCTTAAGGCCAGCCTCATGCCGGTCATGATTGAAGGAAGAGAACTGGGCAAGACGATATCAATCAAAATGCTGCGATTGCTAGCGCCCATGCTGCGAGCCGCGTTGTAATAATCCGTTGAGATGTCCTGAACCCCGGCTACCACGCTGAGCATCATGGGGAAAATGCCGGCAAATGCGATTAAGAAAATGGTAGGCCCATTCCCCAGACCAAACCAGATGATGGCCAGGGGCACCCAGGCCATGATGGGAATTTGGCGTAATGATGTGATTAACGGGTCAAGGAAGCTTAAAAAAGTCCTGGAATAGCCCATCACGAAACCCAGGGGCAGACCGATGACAACAGCGACCAGAAAACCCAAAAAAATTCTCCAGAGGGTGATCAATAAATCCGCGTGGATTTGAGGGTCCAAAGCTGCATGATAAAATGCCTTGGCGGAAAGCCAGGGTGAGGGCATCAGGAGTGTTGATTGGAATGACATGGCTGCCAATTGCCAGATCGCCAAGACGATGATCACACTGCCTACCCAGTAAAAACGGGAGAGAATACGGGCATGTTTACTGGAACCCTTGTACAGCTTTTCAATTATGGCATCGCGGTCTTTCAGATAACTGAAGGTATGTACGTTTTGCCTGCTTAGGTCTTTTCCGCGATCGTTCTTTGAGTTTTCCATATTACGTTCCAATAATTTATAGATGATCTCTTGAGTAGTGGTTTGAACGGCATTGAAAGGGGAATCGTCGAAGTTTAGAGCTTGATAGCCTTGTACAAACTATCGAGGATCACAATTGCAACTGGCCACAATCGGCAGAAAGACAATTCCGGATTGTTGCTTCCAAATATCCGCCTCATTGCCAGTTGTTGTGACTCTGCTGTAACCATCAATAGCCGACTGGAGGGTTTTTGTATTATTGAGTTCAATGGCAGCGGCGGTGAAAGCTGACAACAGCCAGCCCAGGTCGGGAATATTTTGTCGGACTACTAAAACATACGTTTCCACATATTCTAAAAAACCACCAACCTGAATTTTATGACCAGTCAAATTGGTGGAATCTTCGATGTCCACGATTGCTGCATCAACCTGGCCCGACTCGTAAGCCACTCCCAAAGCCATCGGTGAAATGGGCAAGATTTCTACGCCTTCACCAAATGCTTTTCGTGCAATGCTGACCTGGTATTCACGATGTTGAGCAATGCCGACCTTTCTGACCTTTTCCGGGTCGCGGGTCACAATCACAACTGAGTTGGCCAGAACGGGCCCTACTTCCCAGAAACGGCTATCCTTGGCCACAAGTTCCGCTGCCGCGGTCGGGCAGAGAATCGCTGCATCCACCGCTAGAGAAAGCAGGGCAAACTGCGATATCGCGGCGCAACAGTCTTCAAGGGAAAAAATCTCGTAATTAAACGAACGGATAAGGTTGTCAGCATCGACATGATGAACAAGATAATGCACCAATAACCCACCAGCTCCGCTGGGGACGCCGATGCGGATGCTTGAAGCATCCTGATTTGCACGATTACATCCACAAAAAAGCACGGTTAAGCACAGGGCAGTCGCCACTGCTGCCCTGGCATAGTTTGCGGTCAATGCGCGATACCCCATCGAAACTGCATTAAATTGTATGCCTTTTGGTGGCGACGTCAGTCCAATCTTCCAGGCTCATGCGATCAGGGAAATAGGGCTTCACTTTCTTCTCAATAAATTCATAAAAATCTGGAGCACCGATTTCCTTGAGCAACGTATCGTCCATCCATTCCGCGGGGGGGGCTGTTTCCTGAAATTCCGGCAAACCTAAACTCTTTGAGTAGGCAAATTGTCTCTCCTTCTCACTGACATCATGCCTCCATGTCATGCTTGTTCCTTCCGCATTGGTTTTGCGCCAGATGGTTTTGATGGCAACAGGCAACGGTACTTTGAAGTCAGAGGCAAATGTTTCGGCAGCCTTATAGGGTTGTTCATAGACAAACATCAGGGCATCGATGTGAGTTTTCAGACAAAGTTTGGCAAGTTCACGGTGTTGTTCGATAAAGGCATCCCGCATGACCAAGTCGCAACAAGCTCCCCAACTGCCGTCCTGCAGGAGATGATTGGTCGCGACAATCCAACCCACATCCGAGTATTCCGCCATGGAGCCCCACGGGTCACAACAGGTGTAGCCGTCAAGGTGTCCGGCCATCAGGGCGACATATTCATCTCTATCAGTCATGACATACACGTCGTAGTGTTCAAACTGCCATGGTATATCCACCTGGGTGGCACAGTTGCACCAGAATGGGTTGGGGTGAGCGCCGAGTGAAACACGCTTGCCAATCAAATCCTTGGCTTCCTTGATATGGTTGGCGGCAACCAGATACCATGACCCGCCACGATGGTTATTGGCCACTACGCGGATTGGCGCGCCATTGCGAAAGGCCCGCTCAATGGTCGTGGTTCCCACATACCCCACGTCCATGTGCCCGGCGGTCATCGCCTGCGGCACTTGCCCATTGCCCGTCATCCGGAAATTATTGACGCCATTGTTCATGAGCAATCCCCTGTCACGGGAGATTGGCGCGGCAACCATGTGATCGCAGTCGTAATATCCTATCTGGACGGAATAATTATCCTTGCCGGCAACTTCTTCTTTCGTGCAGCCGGTAAGCAGAGGGACCGTTGCTCCAGTGAGGGCAACTCCCATGAACGAGGAAGCCCTTAGGAATTCCCTGCGCGTCATGTTTTTTATATTGTATTTGTACATTTGCTCCTCCCGTTTTTTATGGAATTTTAGAATGTTGGGTCTAAATAGTTTTCGATTTGCCGAGTCCTTTAATCTATGCAAGAGCATAATTGCATTCTAATAATCTAAACCGTACTCTTGCTGTATTTTATAGCATGCCTCCTTTTAGAATTCATTTTGACTGTGCAACAAGTCCGAGACATCAACTATCATTTCCTTGTATGCCCTGGATGTACGATCTCTAGGCCGTTCCAGGTCAACAAATATATCCTTGATGATGTATCCATGCTCTGACATAAGAATTATTCGATTGCTAAAAAATATAGCTTCGTCAACATCGTGGGTGACCATGATCACTGTAGCTGGGTCTTGAATAAGAATGCTTTCCACATCCGCCTGCAACCTGCGCCTCATTTGCATGTCCACTGCCCCCAGGGGTTCATCCATTAACAATACCTTGGGGTGACAGGCCAGGGCGCGAACCACCCCGGTCCTTTGTTTCATGCCGCCGGAGAGTTGTGCTGGATAGATATGCTCCTTGCCTTCCAAATTTGCCAGCTTGAGCAGGTGCTTCAAGCGAACCTGACGGTCCTCGGCACTAACGCCCTGTTGCTTCATGGGGTAGAGGATGTTGTCTTGAACTGTCATCCAGGG of Desulfonatronum sp. SC1 contains these proteins:
- the saoB gene encoding ABC transporter substrate-binding (seleno)protein SaoB, producing the protein MGYRALTANYARAAVATALCLTVLFCGCNRANQDASSIRIGVPSGAGGLLVHYLVHHVDADNLIRSFNYEIFSLEDCCAAISQFALLSLAVDAAILCPTAAAELVAKDSRFWEVGPVLANSVVIVTRDPEKVRKVGIAQHREYQVSIARKAFGEGVEILPISPMALGVAYESGQVDAAIVDIEDSTNLTGHKIQVGGFLEYVETYVLVVRQNIPDLGWLLSAFTAAAIELNNTKTLQSAIDGYSRVTTTGNEADIWKQQSGIVFLPIVASCNCDPR
- a CDS encoding ABC transporter substrate-binding protein; the encoded protein is MNKNRKLLVVASVIFAFQNRMKTFMPIVISVILISLLFPLAGYSSSVKSRDKIPTFRVGYIFSDHSLLSIAAAHKAEAFKGQGPYLETVINNEVYRLISKNGDQVANIEMIVTNSGAEAATMLSQKQLDISMFSVTVVMSNRDRDVPIKVLGPAHLGGNSLVFHKDTGVKDWDTFYNYIQQSTTPVSIGYISPTSSATIIIKSALAKNGISYTEDFENSEADVLLVNLRSTANFMTAMSSGQVVGWIGPSPFPMVAEHQGIGNIVFESSEFPPLDYFVDFPCCCLVASEHIIENYPNEMQIFVDLMRFTADFLNNNRDEAATIVSERIGVPKEAAKLSTVHYTVVPTESWMRGTEVLYNFLNGTGHFNGKMQNLDFEEVKSEIFDFRFTNH
- a CDS encoding ABC transporter ATP-binding protein is translated as MNNAILTLSDVRKAYLTEKKERIDALDRIDLDIFENDFVCILGPSGCGKSTLLRLVAGLDKDYQGKISYKGKLLTSSSHEIGMVFQEYSLLPWRNVIDNVVLGPEFLGKGKRERIEIGMKYLRLVGLDAYTNSYPYELSGGMQQRVAIARSLANDPQILLMDEPFGALDAHTRILLQKELLTIWNKNRKTILFVTHSVDEAIYLSDRIVVMSASPGKILADIPVDMPRPRKRSDPAYGALVAQLLEMLESEAKL
- the saoP gene encoding ABC transporter permease subunit SaoP (Most members of this family are selenoproteins with the selenocysteine residue at the channel-gating position.), with translation MLSRFYWVGSVIIVLAIWQLAAMSFQSTLLMPSPWLSAKAFYHAALDPQIHADLLITLWRIFLGFLVAVVIGLPLGFVMGYSRTFLSFLDPLITSLRQIPIMAWVPLAIIWFGLGNGPTIFLIAFAGIFPMMLSVVAGVQDISTDYYNAARSMGASNRSILIDIVLPSSLPSIMTGMRLALSAGWMSVIUAEFIATRSGFGHALVTAQTYMDTPRVMALMVMAGLVGLTIDRGFLFLTKRAARWKYI
- a CDS encoding ABC transporter permease: MGLRLLKKLAVSLATPLLFLGVWQIIALSIDNIIALPTVDKVFYILLNPTAPLISLGSLLNNVMTSFSRVLVGYALAVFVAVPIGLAMGYKPLINQLFSTFFGMFRPIPPLAWVPLVLAWFGITSLATFFPFDASPLFVHLRRLQLAMLFIIFMGAFFPILTSTIHGVRNTRKTLLESARTLGASEKDIMCKILIPAAAPSIVNGMRIGLGVAWMCLVSAEMLPGSVSGVGYVIMHAYSLARTDIVIAGIISIGLVGVLLDYSFRLLEHKKFSWVHKST
- a CDS encoding ABC transporter ATP-binding protein, whose protein sequence is MHELTVEQLTKLYPNGRESHVVFHDLDFHVNKNEFVSILGPSGCGKSTLLSIIAGFLQPTSGSVKVGQAVVTRPGPDRAFVFQSYNLFPWMTVQDNILYPMKQQGVSAEDRQVRLKHLLKLANLEGKEHIYPAQLSGGMKQRTGVVRALACHPKVLLMDEPLGAVDMQMRRRLQADVESILIQDPATVIMVTHDVDEAIFFSNRIILMSEHGYIIKDIFVDLERPRDRTSRAYKEMIVDVSDLLHSQNEF
- a CDS encoding double-cubane-cluster-containing anaerobic reductase — protein: MTSLINSLQQIAEENLLELEQAKAEGRSAIGFYCLYSPMEIALAAGAIPLPLCGTRNEPVAAAEEFLPRNLCPLIKSSFGFAVSDTCPFFRYSDIIIGDTTCDGKKKMFELLNRYKPTYVLQLPQNQDDPRALALWRSELERFKAIVEKQTGTEITDERLRRAIRLMNRLRAMRKAVMDLNKKQPAPLSGSVLLELLTKIGFLADKEKAINLMERVVAEACAGAFSVSGGQDRKRRRILLTGVPVGVGSDKVVKIVEQSGADVVAFENCSGYKKIFSISEDKDPLDALAEQYLAIPCSVMSPNPGRFTLLEEMIREFQVDGVIDLTWQACHTYNIEAFLVNEFVTQTFNFPALHLETDYAESDTEQLRVRIEAYLEML
- the saoX gene encoding ABC transporter substrate-binding subunit SaoX, which translates into the protein MYKYNIKNMTRREFLRASSFMGVALTGATVPLLTGCTKEEVAGKDNYSVQIGYYDCDHMVAAPISRDRGLLMNNGVNNFRMTGNGQVPQAMTAGHMDVGYVGTTTIERAFRNGAPIRVVANNHRGGSWYLVAANHIKEAKDLIGKRVSLGAHPNPFWCNCATQVDIPWQFEHYDVYVMTDRDEYVALMAGHLDGYTCCDPWGSMAEYSDVGWIVATNHLLQDGSWGACCDLVMRDAFIEQHRELAKLCLKTHIDALMFVYEQPYKAAETFASDFKVPLPVAIKTIWRKTNAEGTSMTWRHDVSEKERQFAYSKSLGLPEFQETAPPAEWMDDTLLKEIGAPDFYEFIEKKVKPYFPDRMSLEDWTDVATKRHTI